The segment TCAAGATTCAGGATCAGGATTTTTAGCACATTATTGCCTCAACCTGGCAGAATGTAAGGAGGTTATGAAGGGTCAGGTCTGAGGATCAGACAGCTGGGATGGACCGATGGTTCTGCCGCCCCCTGCATGCTCCGCTTCCATGCACTCCCACGGTTTCCTCAGCTACGTCATCATTTCTATTAACTGTTTTACATGATCGCAGCTCTGATGAACCGGACTTGTGTGGATTAGTTTTAAGCTAGAATTGATGATGACAGTAAGGTACATGAGATGAACTGAGCTGGACCCCATAGTCTGACTGGATCTGGACTACTCTGTGACTCCCACTATTCATGACCCCGGACAGATTTCCAGAGATGGGGCAGGACAGGAATAATGTGCTGCTGGAGTCTCTGAGTCTGGCAGTGTGAGAAATCCCGGAGCTCAGCGAGCTCATGAAGACTTTCACTCGGATTGGATTTAGCTTCCTGAAACACGCACGGCAGCACTTGTTTGATGCTTGTGAGAAGTGATGCATCCCACGGCCTGAACGGACAAGGCTCGCTCACATTCGGCCTGCTGAGGGACATATTTATAGAGGAGGAGGGAAAATAATGAaactttttattgctgtttacTTTGAGAATATGTAACTAAATTCACatattaatacaaaaaaaatgaaaaagacaaactaaaGGACACTGGTCCATTTACTGACATATTATTAACAAGTGTTTCTGACAGATACTGAACCCACTGGATCATGGTCAAGTCCAGCGTGTTACCCTCAGGAACTAATCCCGTGTCCCGGACTCCGAGCCGGCTCCCTCCCTCTGTTATTTATACCTGCTAATCGGCTCAAGTCTAAAAAGGTACGAGTCGGGGGGGTAAGGTGGAGCAGGTTTATGAGCAGTGAAGGGGATGCAGGTCAGGAAGTCACAGGATTAGCCAGTAAGTCACTCTTCCAATTAACTGAGACCACTCAGCCAGAGAAGCCCTGCAGGATACGTCCAGGTGTGGTGGGAGGGTCACCTTCACTTCTCAGTGGTGCAGAGAGAACATGACTCAGGAAAAAACGGGCCAAACGAGAAAAACAAACTCCCCGCTGCGAGTTTATGTCATCGCCCCAGCAGCAGAGATAAGCTGTGGACACAGACCTGTCCTGTCTGTGGCGCGCGCTCACAGCTGCAGAGCTTTGGCTCGTGCCTCTGTGCTCTTTACATTTGACCGCCGTCACACACGCAACCCACGTGACTGACAGTGGCAACCATGTTTCCACGTTACCCAGAGAAATGAAGGTCATGTACACTGCACGAGAGCCTCACGAGCTAACACGTTCAGCACGTTTGGATGATTCTGAGAAGCGACGTCCGCCGTCTCAGACAAACTTCTCAGACACGTTCATTCAGAAACGGATGAATCTGGAGAATTATTTCACTTCAGCAAACCAGGTGGAAACAAACCTGTGTCCATTCATAACGACTGGTACATATAAATGCCACGGAGAAACATTTTAATGCCCCAACAAGCTAACAGAAACAAGGAGCTAAAATAAAACGTCCTTTAATCTGTACTGGATCTGAGGACCAGGGTTGACCTTCACGTAACACGCGCTGCCATTTCCACGCAGTTTGGATGCAGCTATGCAGAGAAATCCACGGGAGGACACGGTGTACCATTACGTCTCCTACAGTCACAGAAAGCTCACAGAAAACGTCACATCCAAGCAAGCAGATGTGAAATTACTAAATTGTGGGTTGTGTAAACTCACCATCCTGAGGCAGCTTGAAGGCTGCTCTCCGAGCCAGAGGCCCACACCTCTGCCAGGCTGCTCTGCAGGAAAACATCGCTGCTCTCCGAGGGCTACGGTGTGAGTGTTGCAGCTTCAGCAAATGCTAGATGAGAGGCCGGTGTGGTCTGGTCAGAGAAACGTGCAAGGAGGCGGAGAACAAACCTGCCCACTCCTGCGGCACGAAGTGTATGAGGGGTGAATGCTGCCACCGACGAACAGGAGGTGTATGAGGGGTGAGTCATGCCACGCAAACACGGAGGAGAAATGTATAAACCACCACTCCCCCTATGCAAATTTGACTTATAATCAGTGTTGGGCACGttactttgaaaaagtaattagttacagttactagttacttctcccaaaaagtaactgagttagtaactgagttactccactataaaaataactagttaccagggaaagtaactatttcattacttttttaaagtttaaaaatgtcaaagaagtttgatttttttcagaacaggtTTCCCAGGCCAGGTGCATAGAGTAGAACAGCAAAGACTGGTACCTGAAcagaggttttaatatttattgcacctcaaaagaccacaactggtacaactgtacttcaagaattttcttcatcatttccacctcGAAAACGCCGTCTTTCCCTGAGACTCCGGACTCGCCATctctgattttttgtgtgtgtgcttctatgtgctgggtttgtgtgtaaacatccgcccacctggtgtctctgattggcttataaaattttcctccaatcatcattacttaatcgcttacccctgttttcactacaggggaaaacacacacacatttggagcTCCTGTGTCTGTGAGCCAAGCTAGCGTTAAACCAAGTGGGACGACCACTTCGTAGCTTCACTCAGTAACTTGTAGTAACGGCATTTTGGTAATGGTAACGGCGTTGTAAcgatagaaaaagtaattaattagattactcGTTACTAAAAAAGGCAACGGCGTTAGTAACGGCGTTTATTTTAACTCCGTTATTCCCATCACtgcttataataataataattataataattattattattagtgagtattagtattagtaatAGTGGAAgtagtattagtattattaataacaacaataataatgataatttaattaatgtttAGTGGCATAGTCAATGCAAActtgtcttttttaattaaaattttacttttgcaTCTTACATTTCTACTGTGTGATTTTTGTGATCTGTGATTGGAATTCTACTTTAAGAACCATTTCAACCTTGTGCATCATTATGGACATTGTTGTCTATTTGGGGAAATTCTTCCTCTCAATCTGGTCATCAACTTTTATGTGTTGTGGCATATGGCACATTTTTGTAAGAAAGTCTCCATAAGCTTTGAAGttcaacttttaaatgttcCTAATAGAATTTCATGCATAGGCCTATAATAGGGCCAATTTTTAGCATTGAACAGTAAAAccttaattttattatttatcttaaatattaaatccTAACATCACAAAATGTATGATTATATTTAATAATAGTTATTAGAAATGTGGGTTTAATGTGACTTAATAGGACATTTTTgtcctaatttaaaaaaaggataacAACAACAGTAACGTCAAATAATCAAACTAGCattaaaaaaggttaaaacccctttaaaaactaaacgtGAGGTATGCTGCAACTGAAAAAAacgcacttcacaactttttcttccggGATGCTGCGTGACGTTGCAGCTTTATGCAAcgtgtcacatgctagcaaacaaaatataaacacacctGCCGCTTTGAATGCACACCGTTtctgattcaacaaagaaactCAACCAGACATTgttggaagaagaaaagaaaagaaagcgaGCAAGGGACAGAACAtgagatgagacaagagtcaagataagacttaCTGGCTGGTgagatctcacagtacaggGAAGATGAATGCTGGATTAGCCACCGATAGATAATCCGCTAAAGTACTGTAGTGTGTAtgattttcacattggagctaaaaataaactagaatgAATCCTCAAAGAGTACCTTAGTATAGATATTGTATATTCATGTATAGCTCATGTGTAGGTCTATACATGATGTTGCTTGTTTGCTATTTAGAAGGTCTAGTTCAGGaatggccaacgtcggtcctcgagagccacaatcctgcaggttttccatgcatccctgcaccgacacacctgacttaaactaatgagtcattgtgcagatccttataggctgttggatccatttaatttgagtcaggtgtgttggtgcagggatgcatggaaaacctgcaggattgtggctcttgaggaccgacatTGGCCACCCCTGGTCTAGTTATATCCACATTACTAAGCTCGATCTAAATGATCCAGTTTAATGTAAataggaggctagcaaggctgctagctggttttaaagtagctgcagcatgaaaatgtggagaaatagaTCCTGGAACCAGTCTGATTTCATATAGGAAAATATAAGAATGACGACAAAGGGAGACTCACCAGCAAACAGGAGTAGTTGCCTGGTTATCTTACTGTGGGAGCCTTATTTAGcctgtcaaatcaaatcagtgtttattttatagcACGTTCTATAGCACAACCATAGCGGACCAAGGTGCTGCACAAGACAAATGCTTGTTTCTTCCTTCTGAGCTGAATGCTAAAGAAACACAATAAGAGAGAagagccgatcagctgatcaccatcagccgtcatgattcacaggGCAGCAGGAGacggagaggaggagcagacacagagaagaccagagagcCGCTAGACCAGCCATGTTGAtaaaacaccatcatcctccagAGGGGCGACGCCCATGTGTTTTTCCAATATCcaataatgttctttttattctcaaatccatccatcgaGTCAGCAGGCTCTTCTTTTCCATCTGGCCTCTAGATGCCTCCACGTCCCACCATCATAAAGGAGAAATGATGGATATGTTGCACTATGCTGTAcatgtgttaaaaatattaacagaattaattacataaattagttaccatgatagttatgtgttttttttgaCAGGcctaatttatatatatatatatatatatatatatatatatatatatatatataattacttttacttttgaaattacttttattttttggagAAAACTTCATTCTGGTGTCTCCATGGCTTCCAGAAGATCTGATGTAACTTATTGAATGTGATTAAATTTCAGAGTTCTTCAGATGGGGTAATGTGTTAGGGTAACAGGACTGAATAAAACCAATGacaacttttaattaaaatgttattaatttattatgaaaaaataatatatctagAGCCCAGGTGGTATATGGTGTCACAAtccaaaaacaattaaactattatattaattatatttaattgtaAAGTGTAATGTTAGACAGTGgggattcattttttttctagataAAAGGACATATAAGCTACGCTTTAAAGTCAGTGTGGAAATCCCTCTTCCTGATCGTGGCCCTAATCACCCTCCATACATCATGGAGACGCCTCCTCAGTTTTCAGGAAGGTCAAAGACAACATGTGgacaaaatataatattttgatttgaactttaagaagaaaaaaaagggaaaagaaactGTATTCTTGcacctttctctctctctctcttttttttttttttttttactttcatactTAAACCCATCTGCAGATGTAACACACTGATGTAAATTCCTCTCTCAGGTCCAGAAACCACACTGACAGAGTTAACCTCTCCTTAGAGGGTTTCATATCTATGTTGCTGCATATCTCCTAAAACTGGTGTTTGGTCCCAGATCAACCAGGTAAACATTAATATTAAAACTACATCAACATAAACTGAAAGAGAGATTAGAGCATCTAACGGGAAGAATGGGGTGGACTGCTtgaatatttaacataaaaactaaattaatatatttgttGAGGTTacaagggatggatggatgatggatggatggatggatgatggatgatggatggatgatggatggatgatggatgatggatggatgatggatggatggatggatggatggatggatggatgatggatggatggatgatggatgaatggatgatggatggatggatgatggatggatggatggatgatggatgatggatggatggatggatggatgatggatggatgatggatggatggatgatggatggatggatgatggatggatggatgatggatggatggatggatgatggatgatggatggatgatggatggatgatggatgatggatggatgatggatgatggatggatggatggatggatggatggatggatgatggatggatggatggatggatggatgatggatggatggatgatggatggatgatggatgaatggatgatggatggatggatgatggatggatggatggatgatggatgatggatggatgatggatggatggatgagggatggatgatggatggatgatggatggatggatgatggatggatggatggatggatggatgatggatggatggatgatggatggatggatagatgatggatggatgatggatggatggatgatggatggatgatggatggatggatgattgatggatgatggatggatggatggatggatggatggatggatggatggatggatggatgatggatggatggatgatggatggatggatggatggatggatggatggatgatggatggatggatgatggatggatggatgatggatggatgatggatggatggatgatggatggatggatggatggatggatgatggttggatggatggatggatggatggatgatggatgatggatggatggatgatggatggatgatggatggatggatgatggatggatggatgatggatggatgatggatggatggatgatggatggatggatagatgatggatggatgatggatggatggatgatggatggatgatggatggatggatgatggatggatgatggttggatggatggatggatggatgatggatgatggatggatggatgatggatggatgatggatggatggatgatggatggatggatgatggatggatgatggatggatggatgatggatggatggatagatgatggatggatgatggatggatggatgatggatggatgatggatggatggatgatggatggatgatggatggatggatggatgatggatggatgatggatggatggatgatggatggatgatggatggatggatggatgatggatggccCCACTCACTGcttaagtaattatttaaaacaaattattaagacatttaatttgaaatcaCACGTAAGCAGAGGGTCACTTTGTGCCGTGTGTAAAACTCGTCTGAACTCTGGACAATGAAAGCAAAAGCTCGTCAACCTGAGTGGCTCCATAAAAGAACTGTTCTCACGGTTCACAAGGAAATGTACAGAACTAATTTATTACAAGGACTCAGTTgctgaaatcaaatcaaactacTATTCTAGTCTGATAATTACAAATGAAGGAAACACAAATAGTGTTTTCACTGCTGAGCTAAATTCTCCCCCCACCCaactccccccaccccccaccggTCCTCAGCTGATGCTGTTTTTCACAGAGAAAATTCACCATGTTTAAATTCATCCCTCCACTGCCAGCCCTTCTCTAGCTTTCAAATCCCCACTGTTTGAGATGTCTGACCTCATCTGTAAATCCAAGCTCCCCACACCCATGATCAAACCTGGCCTCTTCTCACTGCTCCCCCTCATAACTGCCTTGATAAAACTGCATCTGCCACTACTGAAAAAACCTGCTTCTGATCAATAACCTCCACCCCATCTCTGACTTACCGTTCATCTCCAAAATTCTAGAAAGAGTAGCTGCCACCCACCTCCACTCACACCCGTCTTGCAGTCTGGTTCTCGCCCCCGTCCCAGTACAGAAACTACAAACCTCCTCATCACAGCCAACTCTGGTCTCTTCTCCTTTCACATCTTTTTTGATCTCAGTGTGGTCTTTGATACAATCCCTCACCCCTTTTCCTCCATCGGTACCATGCAGCACTCCCCTTGACTGGTTTCACTCGCATCTCTCTGGCATCACCCCCATCCTGCagcaactccactggctcccagtATTTTACCATATCCAGGTCCATCCACAACCCCACCCCTCCACATCTGTCCGATATCCTCCACATCGCCACCCCATCTCGCTCCCttagatcctcctcctcctccgcaCACCTCGCTGCGCCCCCTGCCCGGCTCCGTACCACCGGGGACCCAGTCTTCAgcggctctgctccccagctctggaccTCTGCCATCTTCAAATCCAGACGTAAAACTCACCTGTTCAATCTGCCTCCTCACTGTAACCATGAAGCTGCAAATTTACTCTGCCATTCATCCATTTCCGTGTTTTCTTATGTTCTCTTCCCGACTGCcttattttatatgttgttttgatGTTGTAAAGTGTCCTTGGGGGTCTTTGAAAtgcattttgaaatgttttattattaaacattaaaagaaaaaacctggaattataaaataaatggatttcTAGAGACGCTTAGCAACAGGTTTCTGGCCTGTGGTGCATTGGGGGGGCACCTGATAATAAACGGCTGTAATGATCAGGTGTTTACGTCACATCCCTGACCTCTTCATCCCTACGAGTGCTGGAATTATGACTCGTTTATTCATACGATGTAATAAAGAACCTGGCGTTCATTAAACGTGGTGAAAACGCTGTAAAACATCTTTCAGTGCGAGCTTGTTCCAGACACGAGGACTGGAGGAACGTTAACGCTGAACTGACAACAAACATTCGACTCTTTTTAATGACGGACGTTTTGTGCCGACTGGTGAGGATGTGTTGGAGTTCAGCCTCTGTAGGTCATCAGCTGCTTCCAGCCTCTACAAGAAGACCAGGACCCAGAGTTTCCACATGATAaccatttatttcattttacagagCTGAGGATGAGGGAGCAGAGACGAAGAAACAGAAGCAGGATGTGATGGTCTGAAAGAGGCCAGAAGAGACAGCATCGTGTTGGTATTAATTCATGAACAGAGAAGGCGTCCTCAGACGGCTCGGCGTCACACACACCTGTCCTGCCGCCGCTCAGGTCACTGCAGGCCGTTTCTCACTCTGTACTCGTGCACGTCTGAGCTGTGCTgtttgaaaagctgcaggatgaAGACGACAAGCCAAACGTCAGAAACATGGATTCCCCTCATCATCACGCCTCATTCAGACCTGCTAACGCTCCTCATCCCAGAACACACAGCTCTCCCCGTCTGGCCGCGGGAAGAAGAagttaatatgaaaataaaaactgtagcGTCCTGATAAAAGTCCCTTTCATTTCTAATCTAATGTGAGGTTTCACGTCCTCATACGAGGACGTCACAGCCTTGGTTGTCTGCACAACATTTACAGCCATCTGGTGTCACAAGagaatttgttttcaaatttatcttttttttatctacatcatatataataaaaatctaaaacaattaaatataataatatataataataaatatgtataatCCTAAATCATAAAATTCTATGTACTGTTTCCTCTTAACTCCGAACAGCTGGAAGAAACCTCAAACTCCAGCTCCGGTCTCAGCCGGATGAGACGTGACTTCGGTGTGTGTGATAAGGTGAGTCGGTTCAGGTGTCAGGATAGCTGCACACATGTGGAAAAATActtgtatgtacatttaaaataacgtGTAGACCTGGTAAAGTTGCTCCAGATACCTGAGATGAAATGTTTGCTGGTTTATAGATCCATGTGCTCTGGAAACggttattattaataaataataatcagaTTGATCAATAATCTGTTGCTgaaacttcatttatttttctccagaaatttcaggttgttcatgttttctaaaaagatGGTTCTTTAAACGTAAACACCTGGATTAGGGCGGCGCAATATATGGCACACTGCTCCGACTGCCTTCAGTGAAAttaatggtggttttatgttttaagtGACGTGAGGTTGTTCCAAACGCTGCTGAGCAGTAAATGAAATGTCCTGAATGCTCCATGTAGACGCTAACGTCTGCAGCGACAGAGCACACGGCGTGAGCGTTGTGACGGTGGAAGGATATGAGAACGAGGCAAACGTACATGCAGAAGAACAAACAGCATTTGGAACTATTTCAGTTACAAGAGAGCTGAGAGACGACAACCAGAAACTCtgcaggacatgctggacaCGGTCGGCAACCACCAGGAGAAACGTGAGGAATCTCTGCTGCTACGTGCAGGACGACCACCAGCAGCTGTACACCAAGCGGTGAAaagtgaagcctatgcggaagtgcaaaaaggtgcagttcccccctcgtccactagaggctccaaaacagagcaaatccccacagACGTTAATGTTAAAAAGActtcacagtagaaataaacatgttaaaagcctggtacaaaaacacattttaggattaataggtcaagtttaccttcatgacagctgtgagggggtgatttttttctaactcatccttttggatgttttttaatctaatttaatctattctaattttctgggatactgaatttggggttttcattagatgtcagttataatcaacaaaatgaaaagaaataaacattttaaacatgtcagtctgtgaggaacgaatgtctacattatacaagtttcactttttgaatggaattactgaaataaatcaactttttcatgacaTTCTcattttatgacgagcacctgtttgtgtgttcagTCTCTCTTAAAAAAGTCAAATCTGGATCAAACTTTAGATCAAACACAAAACTGCCTTTCTAATCTGCTGGAGAGAGACATGACTATCGTGGTCCTAACCTCGCCATCCAGTCTGGTTTAAAGCTCTGCACAGCTCAGAATCTgcacttttaaagctttttaagcATCTTTCACGACTCGGCTACTTCAGCTCTTTTAGATCTCTGCTGCTTTCGATTCACTCAGGCCAACgaacaaataatattaaataataattaataaaagtgGTTTATATTTGTTATCTGATTACAGTAAATAAACATTATACTTTGAACACACATTAGTCTTATGTCATAGCTGAAAACACAACTCAGCTTCATTTTTTGATATAAAATCATTTATGGAAGATTCGGTCAACTAATGTGGATTATTCAGACGACTTAAAGGGCTTTAAAATACGGACAAATATTAGTGttgctttcttttccttcttttgtcaaattaaaacaaaaatgtcataataataataataataatgatgatgatgataagaagaaaaataacagtttaatgTTCCCTCTGTCAAAAATACTCATTTAGTGTGATTGATTTTATATCACCAGTTTAAACTTAAAGAtgatttttaaaactggattaaaaataacaacatttaGTCTCCATTAAAGGCAACAAACTCAGCTGTGTTTGTACTCTGGTTCAGTCTCGTGCTGTGGATTTTATTTACCAGGCcccagaggacagcagaggaTCCGAAGGCCAGACCCACCCGAAGCCAGTTGGGTTTGGTAGGGTCGGGTTTGGAGCTTGTAAATGCAGATCTGGATCCACCTGAAAAACACGCCTGATTTTAACGATGAATGAGCAGAACTCGCGTCACATCatgtcttttatttcctttatgtCTCATACTTTATTTTACTATCCCGTATAAAGACACCTATACCTGTAATGTAATCAATGCGTTTGGGTTAAACAGGAATATGAAAGCACTAAACTAAAAgataatttaaatgaataatagcGTTTATAAAGACCTTCCTAATAATTTTAtgtgatgtttacatttacgtATTTTACGTCAATAGTTTCCTATTAGATTGTTtggtgcaaatgcaaccactgCGAACTAACTGGAGAACAGcataaaaattaatattaatatttaatggtAAAGAAATAGGCTCAATAGCAATAAATTCAGCTCACACACTTTTAGAGACGAGACTGCGGCTGTGACTGCTAGGGAGATGCTAAGCTAAGGTCAAGCTTCAAAATAAACACATCGATGTAAATACACAAATCAAACATGGGCTCTTAAAAATTGAAGTGTGTTTACGACCTAATTAATACTATTTACCTCTGCTGACGACAACAGCTCGAGATAATAACCGCGCGACCGTCATTTCAGCCGTTAACCGGGTCTCTTCGTGTGAAGTTAAATCCCGAATATCAGCGATCGATTAAACTGCCTGGAAGGTCCAAGTCGACGAGCATCGAGAAATCGATCAGGCTCTCAACCAGCCTGTGGTTGTACCCAGAACAGCTCAGAAATTTAtgtaataaacaaacaaataagtaaaatttaattgaattatttttcaACAATTATACACCCATAGTTAAATTAAGTACCACTTCCCGCTTAAAAATGGTAGCTGAGATCTGactcaaataataaaaaaaaatcattattaacTGATAACTGCGGAAAACATTCACAGGCACTAAAACTGAGATTCTATTTAGCTTATATGAACAAATTGAGTttgtttgtagattttttttttttttaagaaatacgGGAGTGTGTTTTGTACTTCAAGTTTATGTCTAGATGTAGAAATTAGAATTAAATTTGGTTGCCACCTTTTTAAAGCGTGAGAGTCTATATTATTTCGTAATCTCGTTCTGTAGAGTTTATGAGGTGCATCAGAGAATGAAATATGTATTTCTCCTATCAGAGCACCGGTGTTTGACACGCAGACTCAGACAGCTGCCTGACCCGGAGGAAAAGCACCGCGGCCATTTTGCTCGGAAGGGGGGCCTCGGCTTCAACAcgtgagagagagaggagcCTGAAGAGACTGAAGCAGTCCAGGATCTCTTCCTCCGTGAATATATTATTCATGTGTGAATCCACAGTGGCATAGGAAGCCAGCACAATGCCCACAATCACCCTGCCGCCGAAGGAGAATGCTCTCTTCAAAAGAATTTTGGTAGGCTAAAATCCCTCACTTAACGTTAGCTTGTCAGCTAATGCTACTTTACCAAGTAGCCGTCCGTTGTAGCGATCAGAGCTAGCAGCTGTAAGTTGCTCGTGAATTGAGCAAAGATGCTTTTAAATCTTCACGACTCTGTCATAAACCTATATCTGTAAGGAGGCAGGACAGAAAACAGTCACGCTGGGGCTGTAGTTTGTGCTTTAGCCTCGCAACACATCTGAAGTTGATCAATGACAAAGCTGCTTGACACCTGACAGCCATGTCCAAGTCTAGGTGGAAAGCTGAGTTAGCTTATTTGTTTGTAGTTGGCGGCTGGGAGCTACTTCATAAGGGAAGTTTATATGTGGTTGTAGTAGTAAATAACCATGCTGTAGTCATTTGGAGATGTCGTAGAGTAGTTTATTTACAACACAAACACGAAGGCTGAAGATGTTCACCATCAAACTTCATTTGTTAGCTTAAAAGCATTGTTAGCTGTTTACAACTGACAGTAACTCCACCCTCTCTGGATGAGGACAGTTTATCTGTCATCTCCTGTCAGGCGGGGACAGAAGTGAAGAAGTTAGTGGGTGGGAGTTGGTGGTTGGTGTGGGTAGTATGTTGCTCTGAGCCAGgcatctcatcatcatcatcatcatcaga is part of the Melanotaenia boesemani isolate fMelBoe1 chromosome 7, fMelBoe1.pri, whole genome shotgun sequence genome and harbors:
- the ndufc1 gene encoding NADH dehydrogenase [ubiquinone] 1 subunit C1, mitochondrial — translated: MTVARLLSRAVVVSRGGSRSAFTSSKPDPTKPNWLRVGLAFGSSAVLWGLLFKQHSSDVHEYRVRNGLQ